DNA sequence from the Vicia villosa cultivar HV-30 ecotype Madison, WI linkage group LG3, Vvil1.0, whole genome shotgun sequence genome:
ACCGAAAGTTATAGGTTCAGATTCAACCATGAAGAGACAACAATGTTAAATACTCTTCATTTATAACCTAAAAAGACATTCCTAACCATTTAACATCAATCACATTCCGAAACATATTGATTATGTTCATATTTATAACCTAATTAGttattaattgcaatgagttttaACACATAGAACTTAGGGATTGTCATGGAAATCAAACTAACATTAAGCGACGAGTTTTAATGAAGTGAGAATGAAAAGAAGAATACTGAATAAAATTACAGGTGCAACATATTATGTTTCAACTAAATGTGTAAATTCATTCTCTTTAACACAACTCCAAAACTAACTGCAATGGCTCTAAAATGTGGTGGTTGGTGATGAAATATGGTTGGAGAATGAATATGGTGGCTAGGGCAGAGTGATATCTCTAAAAGATAAGGCAAAACTATCGTACTGCTGTTATGTAGATTATTGTTCTCGTATGATCAGTTTTGAACCACTCTTCCCTAACTTTTTTGGCGCTTTAATTCTTAATGCATAAAACAACATGTTTGAATTGACTTTTGAAACATCCAAAATCAATTTTAGAGGTATAAAAAGCTAGAATTTGTAACTTCTACCTACATAATTAATTCTGAATGATTTTTACACTAAATTTTATTGTTAAATTCACATTTACTTACATGTATCCAAAtatatatcaattttattaaattcaattctgttaaaatcaattctaccaaattcAATTATGCTAAAATCAATTATGTTCACtgtcaatccaaacacacccaatcTATTATGCTAAAAtcgtcaatccaaacacacccaatcTATTATgctaaaatcaattatattcaccgTCAATTCAAACACACTCgataataaaatgatgaaatgatGACACAGCTGGAATAACTTCAAACTTCCATTCAAGCTCCCTCACTGCAACCCACTATTCTCATACTTTTGTTTTTCTAGATGTTTAACTGCGCACATTCTAAACCGTACCGAACCATTAGAAAACAAGTTTTCCAAAATCCAACCATttatgaaaccatttatgaaagaACCAAAACATTGAACTATTTTTCAATTTTGAAACAAAAACATTAACTTATTTTAAACATTTTTCATTTTCAAGTTCAGTTTCGATTACAGTTCAATTCTAAAACTATTTGTGCATAATGGTTTGGTTCTCTAGCCAAACATAACGGTTCAGTTTTTTTAACTTCAGATCAATTCGGTTTGTCAAGTCGGTTCAGTTCTTGGATTTTTTTTAACAGCCCTAAGTGGCAGTAATACTGGCACATAGAAAGCCACGTACAGACTTAATGTGCAAGTCATTCCATGTATAAACAATTACCAGAGAAAATATATTCACCGACAGTTTTCAATATGAAAAATGCTTTggaaaatttgaaataatttatcgATTATGGCAGCAATTTTGAAGGCCATATTTTCTTTTTCCTCCCAATATTCAATTCTAAAAGGACTTAGCTTAGCAACCAACATTTTTACCTACCATTGATTAGTTTCATTCACCAAAATCACAGCAGTCAATCTGGCATGTCGTACTTTAAGGGGCACTAATTCTATCAAGATGAACGCTTGTTCCGGGGAATAAGATTGTTAAGCATAAATAACATTttacaaaaaaaggaaaaagtaGTACCAAACTAATGCCATCATTTCATCAAAATGTCCAGCACCAGCATACCCGGATATCCCAAAAACGGTCCCCAATTATTCTGTTAGATATGTGTAATCCTGCAAGATGGATCATTACCAAAACTAACAGAAAACAAGCACCCCTCATCACAACAAATAGTTTAACTACCCATCACACTTTGTATATTTTACCTAATCACTGTCTGAATGAGAAACAAGTAACTGGAGTGTATCCAACAACCCTGGAGAAAAACTCACTAAGAGACCTTTGATTATGCTCAGACATCCTATAGTATCTCATGCAGGCATTGTGGTCGGTTTTCAGAAGTCTGACTAAAAGTTTACACTTTCTTGATAATCTGAACAacgtcttcatcttcaagctcatgTTCCTGGGGCATAATAAGGCATTCCACTTATTACATGCATCTTTGCAAATTAGGgagaagaacaaaagaaaaaagaaacacaaCTAAGAAAGAAAATGATacagaaaataaagaaacttGCATATAGAATCAGAACCAACCTTGCCGACTCTTTGAGGCTTGTGTTTTGCACTTGAACCCCAGACCAGAGCACTGCATCATTTGGAAAATGTAAGCAATGGATGAAGGCAAGGGAAAAACTAGTCAGGTGCAGTAGAAGAGGATATATTAATTCTGATAATTATCTTCATTCTACAATATGCATCCTGCCCCCAAACCAAGTTTACTCATCAAACTAAAGATCCATTCTAAGTATATAAAGTTAGTTCTGATGAGCACTAGCAGCATATTAACAAAAGGTTTCCTAACAAGACTGACAACAATTCAGATTTTATAGCTCGGAAAAATAAAGTCTATCTTCACATGTATTGCTCCTTATTTATGCAAAAATAAAGAAATTGTTCAATATTATGAAGCAATAAATCATAAGATATCTAGTTTTGGGAGAAGGTACTCACTACTTAAACTGTTTAAGCATGTCCTTGTGAATACGGTCGCAGAAATCTTCAACTGTCTTCTTCTTAGACGACAATATTACAGGGTCTTCATAATCAGGATTCATACCTTTCGGTTTAGTATAAATACGAGTTAAACAGAGATACTCCCAAACTTTATCCAGAAGCCCATCAAGATTCCACTCCAGGTGTGCACTAAATAACAGATAGAAAATTACTCAAACTTCTACGAAGGCGTAAATTTGTTTCTCTAAAACTTGCATTCTAGATGTAAAATCAAACGAAGACAAATAAGAAAGAATACACTAATTTAAAAGGAAATTAGTTTCTGGGCATGGAGGATTGAGCGGGCAGAATAAAGATCTATAAAACTCTTACGATGATTTCTTTTTATTGAGAGGGAGAAAAGGATGGGGTAAAAATAAGATGGTGACAAGAAGAATTACCTGACAGGGCAGTAATGAGGCAGCTTATCCAAGATCTCCAGTTCCTCAAGTGTGATCTGATCAATCTTGTTCACAACATAGATGCAGGGTGTATATATTCTACTGCCCTCAATGACATCTATAAGGTCATCAGCAGTGGCATCATACCTTAGAGTAATATCTGCATTATGAATTCTGTACTCGCTACATATAGCCTTCACAGTATCGAGATCCAGATGGGTGTTTGTAGCAGTTGAGGTGAAATTAATCCCACCCTTCTCTTTCCTCCTAAAAGTCAGGTTTGGAGGTTCTTTGTTTAATCTAtagtagaaaaaaaattaaagttaaatatAAACAAGAAAAATACATCAAAATGTGTGATTTTGGCTTTTTTGTAATCTGAATGGCATACCAGAGAGTCGGTAACAGACAAAAAAAAGTTCTTAAATATATAACCAAGTTCTTTCATTTTATCAAATTCCTCTCCCAAAAAAAACCGGGCCCATCTGCGATATAAGTCAGTGGTTACGAGCAGTCACACTTCTTCCATTGCTTATACAGGTGTATCATGTATGATCCCATATTCTTATTCCATCCATCTTTATTTGGaccaaagttaatttacaaattaCAATGCTTAACAGAATTAAATGAGAGTACTAACAAGTTCAGCAGTGGCTGTAATAGTAAAATTTTGGTTGATATGTAAATAAAATGTGCAAGGTTGTTGAAACTTGACTAGGATTATACATAAGGGGCTGATTCCACAAACATCCAATAAAAAACAATCATCCGCAAGATTCAATAATCTCTTCAAATTATACTTCATGGCATGATACACAACTCACTAAAACCCAAATCAAATCACAATTGCCCCAGGTACAACGTGTAAGTGTTCAACTGCTGCCAACAACCAATAACCATAAATGCTTACTTTCAGAATCGAAAGCCTAACCAATATAAACTTCATTTATATCGATGCTACATTTAAGAcatatatttaagaaaaaaaaccaAAAAGTTACCAATTCATTTCAGTATAGGCTACGGTATACAACAacattaacaaaaaaataataagatgagtCCCCTACAGATGGCCATATAATTGATGACATACATAACATGGTAAACAAACAATATAGCATGCTACCTTATACCAAATCCTTCTAGCTCTTTCTCAATAAGACGCTTATGAGTTATTGGTTTTATTGCATCGAGAACAATTAAAATGCAATTACATGTCCTTGCAGTACTAATAACCTGCGTTTGAAGAACAGTGTGCAAAACAAGATATATTAGTGTTTGTCTGTAAATGAGGTAGGAAAGATGCACTCCAAACAGTTGTTCACTGCTgcaaatgaaatatttttttaggtaGAACTCAAAAGCTGTATTACTATCTCAACAAGAATACCAATTGAAATTGATAACAAGTGCATATTATTATTACCTGCCTTCCTCTACCCTTTCCATCCTTGGCACCCTCAATAATTCCAGGGAGATCCAGCAACTGACACACAAAATTAAACATTTACTACTGAAAATTGAATATAACTTGAATATGTATCACGATCATATATATTATCATAAATTGTCTTGTGATTAAGTTGCAATTACAGAATATATTCATTAAGTTCTAAAAGTTTTAAGCattgaaaacttggtttttataataaacaataataatggtATCAACTTGTCTATAATGAGATAGACTTCGAGAACAAGTTAACTTTAACCCTTTAATgcctaaattatatttaaaaaaactgcAAAAGAGATACCTCTATTTAGTTGTAGAAACTTCAAATAGGCATTCCAATGCCTAATTTGACAATAGAGACTGTTCCTACCTGGTCAAAACTCCAAGAAGAGGGACCAGGGGACAAAGGCTATATCCAGTCTTGGCCTGAATGGTGACCTGGTGGAAAATAATGATCCACGAAGCTACTAGGGTCCGAGATAAGAATATTCATGCCACCAGGTGACATCAAGATAATAACGTCATGGGATAAACATCTTTATCGTCCGAAAGAAGAATCTAGGACATTGTAATTAGGTTTGGGCCCACCCTTAAAGAAGAGCCCAATCCAAACAATAAATGAAGCAAATAGGGACCATTAGATGAGGGAACGAATAATATTTTGACGCCAGGCAACATGAACGGTCCAGATAAGGACTGAAAGATGAGAAACCCTAGGAAGATTCCTATAAAAGGGGGGCTACAAACAACGAATGAGGTGCGCACAATAGGCTCCTTTTACTAAATATTACTATCATCTCTGATGATCCCTGACTTGAGCGTGCATCAGAGTGTGTGGAGATACCCCCACCTCTTGCTAGCCCGTGACCATCTGGAAGATAAGGATGGGCCCTTCCTCCCAGACGACAGGTTCCCAACCATTCTGAAAGAAAAGCTTCCTCACCAGAAGGAACAGAAACAAATCTAGATTGGGAAACATAAGGAACCTAAAATAGACATTCtcaaattttcaattaaaaaaacgaAAGTGCAATTAAATAAAACCTCAAATATATTCATTTAAAATGTGGACAAATATATAAACAGATACAACGAAGTGAAAGAATTAAATCTGTTTTAAatgatttccttttttttttttgctttagatTGAGGGATATAGCTGGTACAATCACCATCACAATGTTTCAACCCATGTATAAGTGTCCAAATAAATGCTCCTTGGAAACTAAGTGCATGTGCAGCTGATAGTCAAAAGCTATTGGTATAGAGAGCAGTGTTGTCgatggcggagagccaaaatcctGCCATACCGGCTGCTTTGCGGCTCCGTTATAGCGGATTATGGCGGAAAAACCGACAATATTGGCCAATATATACCATTGCGGCGAGCTTAAAAACCATCATGTACATCTGCAATGGCGGATATTTGATAACACTGATAGAGACACTACTCATATATCATTTACTGTTCTCTCAACTATCGTCAGAAACAGGTAAAACTAAATTCAGTTTTAGGTATCCAAAATTCCTCAACTCACAAAAGAATAACTGAACTCCACACCCTTAGTAAGGTGACATATTCACCAATGTGTACCTGAATTTTAGCTCCACGATATGTGATCACACCTGGTATGCATGTCAAGGTAGTGAACTCATATGAAGCAACCTACAGGTCAAAATAAGTAAACTTTTAAGACAAACTATTTAACACAAGCTAAAACTTTAATAGTTTACAATATAGTTATGATCGCATCACCCAAACCCAATACAAAGAGAGAGCTATCCTGTATGCACAAGATGACTGATTACTAAATAAACACAATGAATGACTTATTACCAAAAGAAAAAAGATAGTGCATTTGAGATGAAGTTAGTATAACAGAGCATATATAACATAAATGAGaagtttaatatttaataaaaagaagCAACTGCTCATCTAATGCATCGGATAGGAGTACATGAGGAATAATATGAACAAGATGGAATAACCGCATATCCCATGCATTGTTTGATTAATCAAACAGGTTAAAAacatcatatacaaataaataaaatgatatagTAGCATTAAAAATTACAGTATTTGTATTAATAACACCTTATTAATACGATTAGCAGTTTAATACGAATTTCAATAAGCATCAGTGTCTTGTCTTTTGTAAAAATACTACACATATAATTTAGATAATATCAATACAATTCTATTGTTGAGTATTATTTTTCCTTGTTCAGTAAATTAAACATTAAGAGTGCGTTTATTTAAGATTTCCCTCGttaaaaaataactttatttggaaaaaaaaatcaaatataaaagtttATAACATTTATTTAGCTTTTGAAaagaaatagaataaataaaacaaagtagGTTGGACTTTCTTTTTCATGTGAAAAGATTGAACTTCTTTGGGCTCCATTGGATAATATTCACTCCAAATCAcagcaaagaaataaaagattgaCATTTAGTATAATTGAAGAAGACAATGCATGAGAACTTGAATACTTCCTATACCTCTGAAAATGTCCCAGTCAATTTATTCAGCAGAGTAGACTTGCCAACTGAAGGGAAGCCCACGAGACCGACTCTAGCATCTCCACTTTTAGTAACATCAAAACCTTCGCCAGCACCTCCACCTCCCTTAGTTGTAGGGGTAAGGAGCTCCCTCCGCAGTTTAGCAAGTTTGGCCTGGCACCAATAGTAGAAAAGAGGTTTTAAAAAGAGCTGGAAATGCTAAGACAATAGGGGGTAGGGTAGTAATAGTACGAAGTAAAACTCTAATAAGAGAGCAATCATTTTGCCTTCAATATTgcatatgaaaataaaaattagtgcTATGATAGCAAGGATGCATGTGGACTAAAGAAATCAGaaggaagaaaaaatatataaagaataTAAAATTCCATAAGTTCAGCGTTATAGACTTGAATATTTTGGCATTTTTAAACCCAAATTTCAAACATAGGGAATGTGGTAGGTAGGAACATATCACTACACAAATCAATAAGAATCCCTGTAATGAATGGTGACAAACAAAACCAATGGCTGGAGCAGAATATGCTATGCAGCCTATACCTACAAACAACTTCCATAGAGAAATGTTGGAATAGTAATACGATCCTGAACTATGAAGCTCGGATACGTACTACGGATTCAATAGGATACGGATACatgaaatatttgaaatatttttacaagtattataaaaaatatatgcaTGTAGAATCTATGGATCttctctctacatgttcaaagtTCAAACCACTTAAGTCtagtttccgccataatttctacAATAGGTGTCACCCCAACTCCCTAATATTGTCATTTATAATCCTATCTTATCACACATCCAATACAATATTCTCATCTATGCTAAACTTAATATATTTTTGTGTTGATTCTTTCAAGCCCAACACTCTGTCCCAATACGGATACTTCCCCAATTTTGGATTATCTGAGTTTCATTGATCTTGAACAACTGCCCTTCCGAATGCAATCCCTAAACAACTATCCGATCCAACTAAAATATACAATCATGCTAATATAACTGCACTTAAAATAAACATTTCTTTACAAGCTTAACGAAAAATATGTGTCATTGTCTCCAAATACCAGCCCTCAACTAAAGCCAAAACAGAAACaaccaacaaaaaaaatcaaacagtTACAACAGCTCACTGgtcatatatatgtttttttttttttgcatcttCCCTTTATACCATATAATAACCAAGCAAAATGGACCAACATGTTTACCTTCAGTAACCCTAAATGATGAGCAGTAGCCTTGTTCTTTTGAGTCTTGGCCATCTGTAAAATACAAATAACCATGATCATAcacaaaataataagaaaatgacAGAATAAAGCTTGTACAtacagcaacaaaaaaaaaacaatcagtACATATCAACTATTGCTTCAATTGCATACTTAATATCATAGTTACACAATAAATAGAACATTCTCCTCGACTTATATACATGCAAATAGGTTTCAATACATAGAGGTAGCTGCAGCAAAGTTCTTTTAGTTGACAAATATAAGTATGTTGAATTCATCACAGACATTTATAAATTAGGGATAAAGAAAGGGGAAATTTTGTGATTTGTAATCAAATTATAGAAAACGAATAATGCCttaaaacacaaataaaaaatcCAGCAGTATGCAAATAACAAttctatcaattttattaaaatatatattcaaaatGTGAAATCAACACTGATATAAGAAAAGCTAAGTTTCATTGAATAAATCGTATTTCTACAACTATTTCCATGTGTTCAATTCAATATAGAATTTAACGGATCGTTGATTGAAGTTGTGGCAAAGCATATGTACCTCATCTTCGATATCTTTGATTTTCTGCATTACCGTCGCCATTGTTGAAGAAGGATAAGCCCGGGAGCGGAGGAGAAGGGATTGAGTTTAGTTGTGGAGAGAAGTGAAGTGAGATTGGACTTGGATGACTATGCGGCAGTGAATTGTTACAGGATTAGAGAGTGGTGTTGCACTGGAGAATAGAATGGGGACGAAGGTGCTAGAAGAAATATGCAGAAATGGTTATGGTGGAACTTAGGGTAGAGTATTCGATTCTCGTGTCGAATCCAAACTACACTGGACAGGAATTAGGCCCAAACAAATCTATTTCGAAGTTATTTGGCTGGGCTTGACTTTCATTTTAAAAATGGGCTGCTTATTGCagaaaattataccccgtacccctacgtttatcccaatacccctacaattttttaaaaattccaattttatccttttttttaacttttaaatttttaattttattttttatttttcattgttaCTGTTTGTACGGACGGTGGAGATTTTGGAGACTGTGGCGTTGACTGAACCGGATATCCTAACATGCAGTTTTCCGGTTAGTGTACTTTAAAACCGGACAACCCAAGCGTGGGTGATCCggtttgttttttttcaaatttcatcAACCGGATATCCTAGGGATGGGTATTCCGGTTTGTTGTGTGTCCCAACCGGATATCCCCTTTGTGGGTATTCCTGttcttgtttttcaattttttttttcgtttttgaaACAATTGGCTGGTAAATGCTCCACCACCACTAACACCAGCCATGTTAGATAAATCATTGTGGTGTAGTAGTGGATTGAATTGTTCATAAGAGGgttgattttgattttggttaTGCTGCATCATGATGGAACGAGAAACATGATCATGATTAGGACTAATCATACTACTAACAAAGCTTTTCTGCATCATGGAAGAGTTAACACTATTGCTTGCAGTAGCCCCCATCTGTGCTGCTTTTTGTAACAAAGCCGTAGCCGACATTTGAACCGAGCCAGAAATTAGTCCTCCGATTTTGCTATCATTGAAGTAATTGTAGCTATTGGAACTTGAACTGAGTTGAAGAGATGAAGAAGAGGGAGGTAAGGTTTTCGGACCACCGAAAAGCGCACCTGCACTCGTTGAAAACATGCCACCACAACAAACCGGAACACCCACGCCCGGATATCCGGTCGaggaaaatgaaaaataaaaaataaaaataaaaagttaaaagtaaaaaaaaaaaaaaaaaggataaaattggaaattttttaaaattgtaggggtattgaGATAAACGTAGGGGTACGGGATATAATTTTCCTTATTGCACCCTTAGTGATATCCttgtgaaaattttaaaatacccCTAAAATATGAAGAATGCATTTTAGATGCATTAAAATTTTATACTACATTCCTTTGTAATTGTATCACATTTTTATTTTGCCAAAACTAATACGGAATGCATTTCCATAAAATTTATAgaagtatattttttttatttttagcaaAATTTCATTAAACAAAAAAACTTGTGCGTGAAAACC
Encoded proteins:
- the LOC131661162 gene encoding developmentally-regulated G-protein 3; this translates as MATVMQKIKDIEDEMAKTQKNKATAHHLGLLKAKLAKLRRELLTPTTKGGGGAGEGFDVTKSGDARVGLVGFPSVGKSTLLNKLTGTFSEVASYEFTTLTCIPGVITYRGAKIQLLDLPGIIEGAKDGKGRGRQVISTARTCNCILIVLDAIKPITHKRLIEKELEGFGIRLNKEPPNLTFRRKEKGGINFTSTATNTHLDLDTVKAICSEYRIHNADITLRYDATADDLIDVIEGSRIYTPCIYVVNKIDQITLEELEILDKLPHYCPVSAHLEWNLDGLLDKVWEYLCLTRIYTKPKGMNPDYEDPVILSSKKKTVEDFCDRIHKDMLKQFKYALVWGSSAKHKPQRVGKEHELEDEDVVQIIKKV